The genomic region CCTCGATTCTAATCTGGAAGAGCAGGAGTGCTGCTCCGTTCAGGGTGAGGAGGCCATACAGGCGCTCCACGAACGGCTTCTTGCTTCTAAACGTGAACTCATCGAGTTAAAGACCTCTCTCTATGAGCAGCAGCACCAGGACCAGAATCGGCTCGAACAGGAGGCATCCCTGGCTCTGGAACGGATACGTCAGGGGCTAAGTGACAAACTCGAGGCGCTACGCGCACCGCTCGAGGCACGCTTCTCAACGGAACAATGGGACGCCTTCCTGAAGCAGGCGCAGCACCACTCGAGGGGGGCGGTGGCTGAGGCCGCCGACGCCCTCAGCTCGCATTCAGCCAGCTACGGAAAAATAAACCTTCTCGCCAGTGAGATGCAGGCGCTCAACCTGCATTTCCCTGTGCCTGAACAGGTGGAAGCTTCCGATTTCCTTGATCTAGCGCAGCTTAAGAGGCTGGAGACGGCGCTCACTGAACTGCAGGACATGCAGAAAAGAGAACAGCAGAAGTGCGACTCCCTCCCAGTGCCGCTGGCGCAGGCGACCGAGCGAGAGCTGGAGCTGGAAGAGCTCCGAAAGCAGTACTTAAAACTACAGTCGACACCGCTGCCCCACGTGATCGAGGAAATCACCAGCAGCGGCATCGGAAGCACAGTCGGGCGCACGGTTGGGGAAATTGCCGACATAGCCCTCCTTTTTGTTAACCCCACCACCGTAGCCTCCAAGACCGCATCCATTGTCGGCAAGGGGGCCAAAGTGGTAAACATTGCTGTCGATGCAGGCAAGGTGGCCAAAACCGTCAGTAAGGGTGTCAAAACTGCGAAGGCTTTGCAGTATGGCAACAAGGTTCGCCCATTGGCAGAGAAATTCGGGGTGCTCGAGATGCTATCGCTTGGATACTGGGGGGAGAAGATCGGCGGAATGTTCGATACCCAAAACCAAGCTTTAGAATACATCGACCCCGAGGCCCTAGCCTGTCAGCAGGCTGCGCTCAATGAGATACAAGAGCGTATGGCTGAGTTCATCCGGCAGCAAAACCGCCTTATGGACATTGAATCTGAGCGGGAACTCTCCGGCCTAGCCCTTGAACAAAGCCGACGGGAGCAGGCCGTGATCGCTCAGCGAATCGCCGCACTGAAGGAGCGGGCTGAGGCGAATGCGCAAGCGGCCAAGGAGGAGGCTGCGCGCCGGCACGAGGCGCTCAGGCAGCAGGAGACCGAAAAGGCCATCCGTCTGCTATTGCGTGCTTTCGAGCAACAAACCCGGCCCATGTTCGAACTGCTGCTGCTACGCTGCAAGCAGTACTGGCAGGACGAAGTGGAACAGACTATCTCGGAGCGGACGGCAGAAATCGAGTCGCTGACCGCGCGACTTGGAAAAAGCCCCGCAGGGCAGGAAGCTGAGCTGGCACTACTCGACGCTGAGGCGAACGACCTGCGTCAGGTACTTGGGATACTGGCCGCATGACGGCCTGGACAGCTGTGGGGGAGTTATGCAAACAGATGAAGAGCTGTCGGCTGTACGCGCGACCGTGATCGGGGCTGATTTCAACGGATTCCTGGTATCGGAGGTTATCGACGGTTATCTGAAGCAGGTGGCCGAATCGGCGGTCCGGTCAGAGGCAAGGAACGCCGCACTCCAAGATGAAAACGTAAGGCTGTCTAGAGAATTAGAGAGGCTCTCCAGCGAAATGCAGCAAATTTCAGATTCTATCCGCAAAGAGATCTCCCTGCTCGATGGGCGTGTGGACGAATTAACCCAGCTCATTATCAAGACTGCCACCGCCCTCGCGATGGACCACGCCCCTCCCAACTCCTCCGACGAGAGTCACCAGTCTCGGACGCGACGGCCTAACCTTTTTGGTAGCTAAGAGGGAGATCGCCGTGACTGGTGAACTGGAGATCGCAAGTGAGGACCGGCGGGCCTTTATGATCCGTAATAGGAGCAGTGAGCCAGATTTGCCCTCCCGCTTGCGCATCACACTCAAAGAGGAGATTGACCGGATTGTGCCGGATGACGCCCCCAGGCTTGCAAGCGAGGTGAAGGCCCGACAGCGCCTAGATGACCTAGCTGAGTCGGCACCGGCTGTGCTCATCCTCCTTGCCGGCGACTTCCTCGTGGGTGAGGGCTCTTGGACTATCCTCCGGGATTGCGCAACCATCCATCTTTACGCAAGGATCCTCGATGATGCCCTTGACGAAAACATGCCGGTGCACCGCGGCAACCTGCTACGCGCCCAGCCTATGCTATGGCGTGCAATTGGCGGGCTCGCGGCATACCACGCGAAACTTTGGCCCGAGGCGACCCATCTAATTGACGAAACCGTAGCTGGGGTCCATGCAGACAACCAGTACACCGACGTGAGATCTTGGGGACGAAAAAACCACCACCTGTTGCTGATCCCCTTGCTTCTCAGAGAAAACAGCCCAGAGTACCAAGCCTGCAAGACG from Citrifermentans bremense harbors:
- a CDS encoding CCDC90 family protein produces the protein MQTDEELSAVRATVIGADFNGFLVSEVIDGYLKQVAESAVRSEARNAALQDENVRLSRELERLSSEMQQISDSIRKEISLLDGRVDELTQLIIKTATALAMDHAPPNSSDESHQSRTRRPNLFGS
- a CDS encoding dynamin family protein codes for the protein MDLDKVMELVPEKLRESADALCARTLHSGEALKVCLVGAFSSGKSSLINTLIGENILPTALEETTALPTFIEYGEELAMQLVNQSMETTPLTVVEFQQYTIAAPEGAAFTLLKLPQPWLQGLLLIDLPGLGGSSEEARSYTLAQIRLADVLVYMIPARGPASEDLETLAEIGSYGKRIKIVVSHWDEVEAAAAAGQQVPDLSRWAEHIQQGAGLKTVRLEGVSRFGHGKEAVLEFLARALDDASLIRERRFKAELEPLVRNALDSNLEEQECCSVQGEEAIQALHERLLASKRELIELKTSLYEQQHQDQNRLEQEASLALERIRQGLSDKLEALRAPLEARFSTEQWDAFLKQAQHHSRGAVAEAADALSSHSASYGKINLLASEMQALNLHFPVPEQVEASDFLDLAQLKRLETALTELQDMQKREQQKCDSLPVPLAQATERELELEELRKQYLKLQSTPLPHVIEEITSSGIGSTVGRTVGEIADIALLFVNPTTVASKTASIVGKGAKVVNIAVDAGKVAKTVSKGVKTAKALQYGNKVRPLAEKFGVLEMLSLGYWGEKIGGMFDTQNQALEYIDPEALACQQAALNEIQERMAEFIRQQNRLMDIESERELSGLALEQSRREQAVIAQRIAALKERAEANAQAAKEEAARRHEALRQQETEKAIRLLLRAFEQQTRPMFELLLLRCKQYWQDEVEQTISERTAEIESLTARLGKSPAGQEAELALLDAEANDLRQVLGILAA